One genomic region from Mesorhizobium terrae encodes:
- the dapF gene encoding diaminopimelate epimerase, with the protein MAGAAPFAKMNGIGNEIIVADMRGRAERVSAAAALALNADPATRFDQIMAIHDARTPGTAYFVDILNSDGSSAQACGNGMRCVVQALAAETGETVFTFETVAGILNAKQHQDGSISVDMGMPRFGWQEIPLAEEFRDTRMIELQIGPIDAPVLHSPSVVSMGNPHAIFWVDRDVWSYELERFGPMLENHPMFPERANITIAQVTSPDSMIIRTWERGAGLTRACGSAACAAAVAGARTKRTGRSVELTAPGGKLTVEWRDDDHVILTGPAEWEFSGSFDPATGTWARDTESAA; encoded by the coding sequence ATGGCTGGCGCGGCCCCCTTCGCCAAGATGAACGGCATCGGCAACGAGATCATCGTTGCCGATATGCGTGGCCGTGCAGAGCGGGTGAGCGCTGCCGCAGCGCTTGCGCTGAACGCCGATCCGGCGACGCGTTTCGACCAGATCATGGCCATCCACGACGCCAGGACGCCGGGCACCGCCTATTTCGTCGACATTCTGAATTCCGACGGGTCGTCAGCGCAGGCCTGCGGCAACGGCATGCGCTGCGTGGTGCAGGCACTGGCCGCCGAAACCGGCGAGACGGTCTTCACCTTCGAGACGGTCGCCGGCATCCTGAACGCCAAGCAGCATCAGGACGGGTCGATTTCCGTCGACATGGGCATGCCGCGTTTCGGCTGGCAGGAAATCCCGCTGGCGGAAGAATTTCGCGACACCCGCATGATCGAGTTGCAGATCGGCCCGATCGACGCGCCGGTGCTGCATTCGCCTTCTGTGGTCTCGATGGGCAATCCGCATGCCATCTTCTGGGTCGACCGTGACGTCTGGAGCTATGAGCTCGAGCGATTCGGCCCGATGCTGGAAAACCATCCGATGTTTCCGGAGCGCGCCAACATCACCATTGCCCAGGTGACGTCGCCGGACAGCATGATCATCCGCACCTGGGAACGCGGCGCCGGCCTGACCAGGGCTTGCGGTTCGGCCGCCTGCGCGGCTGCGGTCGCTGGCGCGCGCACCAAGCGCACCGGCCGCAGCGTCGAACTGACAGCTCCCGGCGGCAAGCTCACTGTCGAGTGGCGCGACGACGATCACGTCATCCTGACCGGTCCGGCCGAATGGGAATTTTCCGGCAGCTTCGACCCGGCCACCGGCACCTGGGCGCGCGACACCGAGAGCGCCGCCTGA
- the sucD gene encoding succinate--CoA ligase subunit alpha: MSILVDKNTKVLVQGLTGKTGTFHTEQALAYYGTQMVGGIHPKKGGETWTGAKGEALPIFASVAEGKERTGATASVVYVPPAGAAEAIIEAIEAEIPFIVCITEGIPVMDMVRVKARLEKSKSRLLGPNCPGILTPEQCKIGIMPGNIFKKGSVGVVSRSGTLTYEAVFQTTNVGLGQTTAVGIGGDPVKGTEFIDVLEMFLADDETKSIIMIGEIGGSAEEDAAQFLKDEAKRGRKKPMAGFIAGRTAPAGRTMGHAGAVISGGKGGAEDKIAAMESAGIRVSPSPARLGTTLVEAIKG; the protein is encoded by the coding sequence ATGTCCATTCTCGTCGACAAGAACACCAAAGTCCTGGTCCAGGGCCTGACCGGCAAGACCGGCACCTTCCACACCGAGCAGGCGCTGGCCTATTACGGCACGCAGATGGTCGGCGGCATCCACCCCAAGAAGGGTGGCGAGACCTGGACCGGCGCCAAGGGCGAGGCCTTGCCGATCTTCGCGTCGGTCGCCGAAGGCAAGGAGAGGACCGGCGCCACCGCCTCGGTCGTCTATGTGCCGCCGGCGGGCGCGGCCGAAGCCATCATCGAGGCCATCGAGGCCGAGATCCCGTTCATCGTCTGCATCACCGAGGGCATCCCGGTGATGGACATGGTGCGCGTCAAGGCGCGCCTGGAAAAGTCGAAGTCGCGGCTGCTCGGCCCGAACTGCCCCGGCATCCTGACGCCTGAGCAGTGCAAGATCGGCATCATGCCCGGCAACATCTTCAAGAAGGGTTCGGTGGGCGTTGTTTCGCGCTCGGGAACGCTTACCTATGAGGCGGTGTTCCAGACCACCAATGTCGGCCTCGGCCAGACCACCGCGGTCGGCATCGGCGGCGACCCGGTCAAGGGCACCGAGTTCATCGACGTGCTGGAGATGTTCCTCGCCGACGACGAGACCAAGTCGATCATCATGATCGGCGAGATCGGCGGCTCGGCCGAGGAAGACGCCGCGCAGTTCCTCAAGGACGAGGCCAAGCGCGGCCGCAAGAAGCCGATGGCCGGTTTCATCGCCGGCCGCACGGCGCCCGCTGGCCGCACCATGGGTCACGCCGGCGCGGTGATCTCGGGCGGCAAGGGCGGCGCGGAAGACAAGATCGCCGCGATGGAATCCGCGGGCATCCGCGTATCGCCATCGCCGGCGCGTCTCGGCACGACGCTGGTCGAGGCGATCAAGGGTTAG
- the mdh gene encoding malate dehydrogenase: MARNKIALIGSGMIGGTLAHLIGLKELGDVVLFDIAEGIPQGKGLDIAESSPVDGFDARYVGVNDYAGIEGADVCIVTAGVPRKPGMSRDDLLGINLKVMEQVGAGIKKYAPNAFVICITNPLDAMVWALQKFSGLPKSHVVGMAGVLDSARFRYFLAEEFKVSVEDVSAMTLGGHGDDMVPMVRYSTVAGVPLPDLIKMGWTSQEKLDAIVERTRKGGGEIVGLLKTGSAYYAPAASAVAMAESYLKDKKRVLPCAAHLNGQYGIKDTYVGVPVVIGAGGVERILELDFNKTEEKMFERSVEAVKGLCEACVAIAPQLGQK; this comes from the coding sequence ATGGCACGCAACAAGATAGCGCTCATCGGCTCTGGCATGATCGGCGGCACGCTCGCCCATCTGATCGGCCTCAAGGAACTCGGCGACGTCGTCCTGTTCGATATCGCCGAGGGCATCCCGCAGGGCAAGGGCCTGGATATCGCCGAATCCTCGCCCGTCGACGGCTTCGACGCCCGTTATGTCGGCGTCAACGACTATGCCGGCATCGAAGGCGCTGACGTCTGCATCGTCACCGCCGGCGTGCCGCGCAAGCCCGGCATGAGCCGTGACGATCTGCTCGGCATCAACCTCAAGGTGATGGAACAGGTCGGCGCCGGCATCAAGAAATATGCCCCCAACGCTTTCGTCATCTGCATCACCAACCCGCTCGACGCCATGGTCTGGGCGCTGCAGAAGTTCTCGGGCCTGCCGAAGAGCCACGTGGTCGGCATGGCCGGCGTGCTCGACTCGGCCCGCTTCCGCTACTTCCTCGCCGAGGAATTCAAGGTTTCCGTCGAGGACGTCAGCGCCATGACGCTCGGCGGCCACGGCGACGACATGGTGCCGATGGTGCGTTATTCCACCGTTGCCGGCGTGCCGCTGCCCGACCTCATCAAGATGGGCTGGACCAGCCAGGAGAAGCTCGACGCCATCGTCGAGCGCACCCGCAAGGGTGGCGGCGAGATCGTCGGCCTGCTCAAGACCGGCTCGGCCTATTATGCGCCGGCCGCCTCGGCGGTCGCCATGGCCGAGAGCTACCTGAAGGACAAGAAGCGCGTCCTGCCCTGCGCCGCCCACCTCAACGGCCAGTACGGCATCAAGGACACCTATGTCGGCGTGCCGGTGGTGATCGGTGCCGGCGGCGTCGAGCGCATCCTCGAGCTCGACTTCAACAAGACCGAAGAGAAGATGTTCGAGAGGTCGGTCGAGGCCGTGAAGGGCCTGTGCGAAGCCTGCGTGGCGATCGCGCCGCAACTTGGCCAGAAGTAA
- a CDS encoding phospholipase D-like domain-containing protein, translating into MAMFLTALHLLLFLAVTLRVLARSDMLPTTRVAWILVLLVVPAFGLLLYFFVGEVNFRGPARAAHTAAETATRSFVIASGERPDLGRFGVASGFATSINGFGATEGNKGELLDSPAGARARMIEDFDNARENICVLYYIWLDDGTGRAVADALIRAAKRGVRCKAMVDAVGSRAFIESETCAWLQAAGVETTVALPLGNPLKTMFQRRLDLRNHRKITVIDDRILHCGSQNCADAEFRVKPNFAPWVDVMVRFEGPVVHQMHLLFAQDWLSDRPNELMHFDRVVKPMPGGFVAQTVGTGPNVKHGVTAQLFSRLIYEARSELIVSTPYFVPGETVCEALTSAAQSGVAVTLILPRRNDSGFVRNASRSYYPRLVAAGVRIAEYNGGLLHSKTLTIDGETAFLGSSNMDIRSFDLNFENDILFTDRVLTGKIRERQMAYLADSTPVDPAGVKAWSIPRRIWFNAFAIVGPIL; encoded by the coding sequence ATGGCGATGTTCCTCACCGCACTGCATCTTTTGCTCTTTTTGGCCGTGACATTGCGCGTGTTGGCGCGCTCGGACATGCTGCCGACGACACGAGTGGCGTGGATCCTGGTTTTGCTGGTCGTGCCCGCTTTCGGCCTGTTGCTCTATTTCTTCGTCGGCGAGGTCAATTTCCGCGGTCCCGCCCGCGCCGCCCACACCGCCGCCGAAACGGCAACCCGGTCGTTCGTGATTGCCAGCGGAGAGAGGCCGGACCTTGGCCGCTTCGGCGTCGCCAGCGGCTTTGCCACTTCAATCAACGGTTTCGGTGCGACCGAGGGCAACAAGGGCGAACTCCTGGACAGTCCTGCCGGTGCCAGGGCGCGCATGATCGAGGACTTCGACAATGCCAGGGAAAACATCTGCGTCCTTTATTACATCTGGCTCGATGACGGCACGGGACGCGCGGTAGCGGACGCGCTGATCAGGGCAGCCAAACGCGGCGTGCGCTGCAAGGCCATGGTCGATGCGGTCGGATCGCGCGCCTTCATCGAGAGCGAGACCTGCGCCTGGCTGCAGGCCGCCGGCGTCGAAACCACGGTCGCGTTGCCGCTCGGCAATCCGCTGAAGACCATGTTCCAGCGTCGCCTCGATCTGCGCAATCACCGCAAGATCACCGTGATCGACGACAGGATCCTGCATTGCGGAAGCCAGAACTGCGCCGACGCTGAATTTCGCGTGAAGCCGAACTTCGCGCCATGGGTGGATGTCATGGTCCGCTTCGAAGGACCGGTCGTGCACCAGATGCACCTTCTGTTCGCGCAAGACTGGCTGAGCGACCGCCCCAACGAGCTGATGCATTTCGACAGGGTCGTCAAACCCATGCCCGGCGGCTTCGTCGCCCAAACGGTGGGCACCGGGCCGAACGTCAAACATGGCGTCACCGCGCAATTGTTTTCGCGCCTCATCTACGAGGCCCGCAGCGAACTGATCGTCTCGACGCCCTATTTCGTGCCGGGCGAAACGGTGTGCGAGGCGCTGACGAGTGCCGCGCAATCCGGCGTGGCGGTGACGCTGATCCTGCCGCGTCGCAACGATTCCGGTTTTGTCCGGAATGCCAGCCGTTCGTACTATCCACGTCTGGTCGCCGCCGGCGTCAGGATCGCGGAATATAATGGCGGCCTGCTGCATTCCAAGACGCTGACCATCGACGGCGAGACGGCCTTTCTCGGCTCGTCCAACATGGATATCCGCAGCTTCGACCTGAATTTCGAAAACGACATCCTGTTCACCGACAGGGTGCTGACCGGCAAAATCCGCGAACGGCAGATGGCCTATCTGGCGGACTCGACACCGGTCGATCCGGCCGGGGTAAAGGCGTGGTCGATCCCGCGGCGCATCTGGTTCAACGCCTTCGCGATCGTCGGACCGATCTTGTAA
- the zapE gene encoding cell division protein ZapE has translation MHVRDGLQTHVTVRQRYDHLVETGAVSRDPAQERIVGRLDRLVDEIADKRLAQKSSALGWLFAKRPRAPTAVKGLYVHGGVGRGKTMLMDIFFELLPVRRKRRVHFNDFMADVQDRIQKHRQARKEGTVKEDDPIPPVAKALAEESWVLCFDEFSVTDIADAMILSRLFSALFANGVVLIATSNVAPRDLYRDGLNRQLFLPFIAILERHADVVTLDSDTDYRLEKLSRMPVYMTPLEADTDRRMDDTWHAVTHGHVAAPLDIPIKGRHVAVPRAVGANARFTFAELCDAPLGARDYLAIAQRFDTIFIDHVPMLDQTRRNPTKRFILLVDTLYDTKKRVVMSAEASPEKLYAGRAGVTEAFEFDRTASRLIEMQSKDWLDDWKDRHALQPAPSALS, from the coding sequence ATGCATGTGCGTGACGGCCTCCAGACCCATGTGACCGTCAGGCAGCGCTACGATCATCTGGTCGAAACCGGCGCCGTGTCGCGCGACCCGGCGCAGGAGCGCATCGTCGGGCGGCTCGACCGCCTCGTCGACGAGATCGCCGACAAGCGGCTGGCGCAAAAATCCAGTGCGCTGGGCTGGCTGTTCGCCAAGCGGCCCCGCGCACCGACGGCCGTGAAAGGCCTTTACGTCCACGGCGGCGTCGGCCGTGGCAAGACGATGCTGATGGACATCTTCTTTGAGCTTCTGCCGGTCAGGCGCAAGCGGCGCGTCCATTTCAACGACTTCATGGCGGACGTGCAGGACCGCATCCAGAAGCACCGGCAGGCCCGCAAGGAAGGCACCGTCAAGGAAGACGACCCGATCCCGCCGGTGGCCAAAGCGCTGGCCGAAGAATCGTGGGTGCTGTGCTTTGACGAGTTCAGCGTCACCGACATCGCCGACGCCATGATCCTGTCCAGGCTGTTTTCGGCGCTGTTCGCCAACGGCGTCGTGCTGATCGCCACCTCCAATGTCGCGCCGCGAGACCTCTACCGCGATGGCTTGAACCGCCAGCTTTTCCTGCCCTTCATCGCGATCCTCGAACGGCATGCCGATGTGGTGACGCTGGATTCCGATACGGACTACCGGCTGGAAAAGCTTTCGCGCATGCCGGTCTATATGACCCCGCTGGAAGCCGACACCGACCGTCGGATGGATGATACCTGGCATGCCGTCACCCACGGCCATGTCGCGGCACCCCTGGACATTCCGATCAAGGGCCGGCACGTCGCGGTTCCCCGCGCGGTGGGCGCCAATGCCCGCTTCACCTTCGCGGAACTGTGCGACGCGCCGCTCGGCGCACGCGACTATCTGGCGATCGCGCAACGGTTCGACACGATCTTCATCGACCATGTGCCGATGCTCGACCAGACCCGCCGCAACCCGACCAAGCGTTTCATCCTCCTGGTGGACACGCTTTACGATACGAAAAAGCGCGTGGTGATGAGCGCGGAGGCCTCGCCGGAAAAGCTTTATGCCGGTCGTGCCGGCGTCACCGAAGCCTTCGAATTCGACCGCACCGCCTCGCGGCTGATCGAGATGCAGAGCAAGGATTGGCTGGACGACTGGAAGGACCGGCACGCCTTGCAGCCCGCACCGTCCGCTCTCTCCTAG
- a CDS encoding AprI/Inh family metalloprotease inhibitor — protein MILSRSGLVAVSLAALLASGCTSTRFGSEDSKPAPLEPQPSGTVSSSQLPPPAAPAATDASKFPTAPGGTQVASLPPGGGQPPANAPDLTASAIAGVWSASVAGQSCKVATPQTKFGQGYRAGPLRCPPPIDNVKSWNVAGKQLTLFDQDGGTLARLYSSSPTKFDGQTSNGQPISLSR, from the coding sequence ATGATTCTTTCGAGATCCGGTCTCGTAGCCGTATCCCTTGCCGCGCTCCTTGCCAGCGGCTGTACCAGCACGCGTTTTGGCTCGGAAGATTCAAAGCCCGCACCGCTCGAGCCGCAGCCTTCGGGCACCGTGTCCTCCAGCCAGTTGCCGCCTCCGGCCGCTCCGGCTGCGACGGACGCCTCCAAGTTCCCGACCGCGCCGGGTGGCACCCAGGTCGCTTCGCTGCCGCCAGGCGGCGGCCAGCCTCCGGCCAACGCGCCTGACCTCACCGCCTCGGCCATCGCCGGCGTGTGGAGCGCCTCGGTCGCCGGCCAGAGCTGCAAGGTGGCGACACCGCAGACCAAATTCGGCCAGGGTTATCGCGCCGGCCCGCTGCGCTGCCCGCCGCCCATCGACAACGTCAAGTCGTGGAACGTCGCCGGCAAGCAGTTGACCCTCTTCGATCAGGACGGCGGCACGCTGGCCAGGCTCTATTCCTCCAGCCCGACCAAGTTCGACGGCCAGACCTCGAATGGCCAGCCGATCTCGCTTTCCAGATAG
- the sucC gene encoding ADP-forming succinate--CoA ligase subunit beta, with protein sequence MNIHEYQAKQVLKGFGAPVAEGVPVFQAADAEAAAKRLPGPLYVVKSQIHAGGRGKGKFKELSADAKGGVRLAKSIAEVVTNVNEMLGHTLVTKQTGPAGKQVNRLYIEDGADIDRELYLSILVDRSVGRVAFVVSTEGGMDIETVAHDTPEKIITVAIDPEAGVTAADVAKLNAALKLSGDAAKDGETLFPILYKAFVEKDMSLLEVNPLIVMKSGRLRVLDAKVSFDNNALFRHADIVELRDTSEEDEKEIEASKYDLAYVALDGNIGCMVNGAGLAMATMDIIKLYGAEPANFLDVGGGASKEKVTAAFKIITKDPAVEGILINIFGGIMKCDVIAEGVIAAVKEVGLKVPLVVRLEGTNAELGKKIINESGLNVTSADDLDDAAKKIVAAVKKG encoded by the coding sequence ATGAACATCCACGAATATCAGGCCAAGCAGGTTCTGAAGGGTTTCGGAGCGCCGGTCGCCGAGGGCGTGCCGGTGTTCCAGGCGGCGGATGCCGAGGCTGCCGCCAAGCGCCTGCCCGGGCCGCTTTATGTGGTGAAGAGCCAGATCCATGCCGGCGGTCGCGGCAAGGGCAAGTTCAAGGAACTGTCCGCCGACGCCAAGGGCGGCGTGCGTCTCGCCAAGTCGATCGCCGAGGTTGTCACCAACGTCAACGAGATGCTCGGCCACACTCTGGTGACCAAGCAGACCGGCCCCGCCGGCAAGCAGGTCAACCGCCTCTATATCGAGGACGGCGCCGACATCGACCGCGAGCTCTATCTGTCGATCCTGGTCGACCGCTCGGTCGGCCGCGTCGCCTTCGTCGTTTCGACCGAAGGCGGCATGGACATCGAGACCGTTGCCCACGACACGCCGGAGAAGATCATCACGGTTGCGATCGATCCGGAGGCCGGCGTTACCGCTGCCGACGTCGCCAAGCTCAACGCTGCGCTGAAGCTTTCGGGCGACGCGGCCAAGGACGGCGAAACGCTGTTCCCGATCCTCTACAAGGCCTTCGTCGAGAAGGACATGAGCCTGCTCGAGGTCAACCCGCTGATCGTCATGAAAAGCGGCCGCCTGCGCGTGCTCGACGCCAAGGTGTCGTTCGACAACAACGCTTTGTTCCGCCACGCCGACATCGTCGAGCTGCGCGACACCAGCGAAGAGGACGAGAAGGAAATCGAGGCGTCGAAATACGACCTCGCCTATGTTGCGCTCGACGGCAATATCGGCTGCATGGTCAACGGCGCCGGCCTCGCCATGGCCACGATGGACATCATCAAGCTCTACGGTGCCGAGCCCGCCAACTTCCTCGACGTCGGCGGCGGCGCTTCGAAGGAAAAGGTCACGGCCGCCTTCAAGATCATCACCAAGGACCCGGCGGTCGAGGGCATCCTCATCAACATCTTCGGCGGCATCATGAAATGCGATGTCATCGCCGAGGGCGTCATCGCCGCGGTCAAGGAAGTCGGCCTGAAAGTGCCGCTGGTGGTGCGCCTGGAAGGCACCAATGCCGAGCTGGGCAAGAAGATCATCAACGAGAGCGGCCTGAACGTCACCTCGGCCGACGATCTCGACGATGCGGCAAAGAAGATCGTCGCCGCGGTCAAGAAGGGCTGA
- a CDS encoding DUF1579 family protein, which produces MNTASSPTLSPDHQRLQALVGAWHGEEEISATQWAPAGSATAEVTAQAEFGGLFVMQRYRQARDGKTSFASHNIFGVDQPNATCTMHQFDTMGFVPAEPATGTWGDTGLALVKSSPRGAARTTYRFDTPDSYRMRLEFKAAGSDIWQDMVNGVYRRVSPSSITLS; this is translated from the coding sequence ATGAACACGGCGTCTTCCCCAACCCTGTCACCCGACCACCAGCGCCTCCAGGCGCTGGTTGGCGCGTGGCATGGCGAGGAGGAGATTTCGGCCACGCAATGGGCGCCAGCCGGTTCGGCAACCGCCGAGGTTACCGCGCAAGCCGAGTTCGGCGGCCTGTTCGTGATGCAGCGCTATCGCCAGGCTCGCGACGGCAAGACGTCCTTCGCTTCGCACAACATCTTCGGCGTCGACCAGCCGAACGCCACCTGCACCATGCACCAGTTCGATACGATGGGCTTCGTGCCGGCTGAGCCGGCAACCGGAACCTGGGGCGACACCGGACTGGCTTTGGTGAAAAGCTCGCCGCGCGGCGCCGCGCGGACAACCTATCGCTTCGATACTCCCGACAGCTACCGCATGCGCCTCGAATTCAAGGCCGCCGGCAGCGACATCTGGCAAGACATGGTGAACGGCGTCTACCGGCGCGTTTCGCCTTCCTCCATCACCCTCTCGTAA
- a CDS encoding 2-oxoglutarate dehydrogenase E1 component, whose amino-acid sequence MARQDQANDQFSLTSFLYGGNADYIDALYAAYEDNPASVDPQWQEFFAALKDDASDVRRNAKGASWARPSWPLTANGELVSALDGNWGLVEKTIEKKVKEKAVANGVAISEADVHQQTRDSVRAIMMIRAFRMRGHLHANLDPLGIANPLEDYNELSPQNYGFTEADYDRPIFLDNVLGLEFGTIRQMLEILTRTYCSTLGVEFMHISDPEEKAWIQERIEGTDKEISFTAEGKKAILQKLIEAEGFEQFLDVKYKGTKRFGLDGGESLIPALEQILKRGGALGLKEVVLGMAHRGRLNVLSQVMAKPHRAIFHEFKGGSYAPDDVEGSGDVKYHLGASSDREFDGNKVHLSLTANPSHLEIVDPVVMGKARAKQDQMAGRERGEIVSLSERAKVMPLLLHGDAAFAGQGVIAEILGLSGLRGHRVAGTLHFIINNQIGFTTNPRFSRSSPYPSDVAKMIEAPIFHVNGDDPEAVVFAAKVATEFRMKFHKPVVVDMFCYRRFGHNEGDEPAFTQPIMYRKIRTQKTAVQLYADRLIAEGHMSQADFDKMKADWRAHLETEWEVGQAYKPNKADWLDGAWSGLRSADQQDELRRGKTAVPVKTLKEIGKKLTEVPKDFEAHKTIARFLENRRQAIETGEGIDWSTAEALAFGAILLDGNPIRLSGQDSERGTFSQRHSVLYDQRDETRYIPLNNLSAAQAGYEVINSMLSEEAVLGFEYGYSLAEPKALTLWEAQFGDFANGAQVVFDQFISSGERKWLRMSGLVCLLPHGYEGQGPEHSSARLERFLQLCAEDNMQVANCTTPANYFHILRRQLKRDFRKPLILMTPKSLLRHKRAVSTIADLSGESSFHRLLWDDAQLLPNQTIKLVKDSKIRRVVLCTGKVYYDLYEEREKRGIDDIYLLRVEQLYPFPAKALITELSRFRNAEMVWCQEEPKNMGAWSFIDPYLEWVLAHIDAKHQRVRYTGRPAAASPATGLMSKHLAQLAAFLEDALGG is encoded by the coding sequence ATGGCACGACAAGATCAGGCCAACGACCAGTTTTCCCTCACCTCGTTCCTTTATGGCGGCAACGCCGACTATATCGACGCGCTTTATGCCGCCTATGAGGACAATCCCGCCTCGGTCGATCCGCAGTGGCAGGAATTCTTCGCCGCGCTGAAGGACGATGCGTCCGATGTGCGCAGGAACGCCAAGGGCGCATCCTGGGCGCGGCCGTCCTGGCCGCTGACCGCCAATGGCGAACTGGTTTCGGCGCTCGACGGCAATTGGGGCCTGGTCGAAAAGACGATCGAGAAGAAGGTCAAGGAAAAGGCCGTCGCCAACGGCGTCGCCATCTCCGAGGCCGATGTCCATCAGCAGACGCGCGATTCCGTGCGCGCCATCATGATGATCCGCGCCTTCCGCATGCGCGGCCATCTGCACGCCAATCTCGATCCGCTCGGCATCGCCAACCCGCTCGAGGACTACAACGAGCTGTCGCCGCAGAATTACGGCTTCACCGAAGCCGACTACGACCGGCCGATCTTCCTCGACAATGTTCTGGGCCTCGAATTCGGCACCATCCGGCAGATGCTGGAAATCCTCACCCGCACCTATTGTTCGACGCTCGGCGTCGAGTTCATGCATATCTCCGATCCCGAGGAGAAGGCGTGGATCCAGGAGCGCATCGAGGGCACCGACAAGGAAATCTCCTTCACCGCCGAAGGCAAGAAGGCCATTCTGCAGAAGTTGATCGAGGCCGAAGGCTTCGAGCAGTTCCTCGACGTGAAGTACAAGGGCACCAAGCGTTTCGGTCTCGATGGCGGCGAATCGCTGATCCCGGCGCTGGAGCAGATCTTGAAGCGCGGCGGCGCGCTTGGCCTCAAGGAGGTCGTGCTCGGCATGGCCCATCGCGGCCGCCTCAACGTGCTCTCCCAGGTGATGGCCAAGCCGCATCGCGCCATCTTCCATGAGTTCAAGGGCGGCTCCTACGCACCCGACGACGTCGAGGGCTCGGGCGACGTGAAGTACCATCTCGGCGCTTCGTCGGACCGCGAGTTCGACGGCAACAAGGTGCACCTGTCGCTGACCGCCAACCCCTCGCATCTGGAAATCGTCGACCCGGTGGTGATGGGCAAGGCCCGCGCCAAGCAGGACCAGATGGCTGGCCGCGAGCGCGGCGAGATCGTCTCGCTGTCGGAGCGCGCCAAGGTGATGCCGCTGCTGCTGCATGGCGACGCCGCTTTCGCCGGCCAGGGCGTGATCGCTGAAATCCTCGGCCTGTCGGGCCTGCGCGGCCACCGCGTCGCCGGTACGCTGCACTTCATCATCAACAACCAGATCGGCTTCACCACGAACCCGCGCTTCTCGCGCTCGTCGCCTTACCCGTCCGACGTCGCCAAGATGATCGAGGCGCCGATCTTCCACGTCAACGGCGACGATCCGGAAGCGGTGGTGTTCGCCGCCAAGGTGGCGACCGAATTCCGCATGAAGTTCCACAAGCCGGTGGTCGTGGACATGTTCTGCTATCGCCGCTTCGGCCACAACGAAGGCGACGAACCGGCCTTCACGCAGCCGATCATGTACCGCAAGATCCGCACGCAGAAGACCGCCGTGCAGCTTTATGCCGACCGCCTGATCGCCGAAGGCCATATGTCTCAGGCCGATTTCGACAAGATGAAGGCCGACTGGCGCGCGCATCTGGAAACCGAATGGGAAGTCGGCCAGGCCTACAAGCCGAACAAGGCCGACTGGCTCGACGGCGCCTGGTCCGGCCTGCGCTCGGCCGACCAGCAGGACGAGCTGCGCCGCGGCAAGACCGCGGTGCCGGTGAAGACCCTGAAGGAAATCGGCAAGAAGCTGACCGAAGTGCCGAAGGACTTCGAGGCGCACAAGACCATCGCGCGCTTCCTGGAAAACCGCCGCCAGGCGATCGAAACCGGCGAAGGCATCGACTGGTCGACGGCCGAGGCGCTGGCTTTCGGCGCGATCCTGCTCGACGGCAACCCGATCCGCCTGTCCGGCCAGGATTCCGAACGCGGCACCTTCTCGCAGCGCCACTCGGTGCTCTACGACCAGCGCGACGAGACCCGCTACATTCCGCTGAACAATCTGTCGGCCGCGCAGGCCGGCTACGAGGTCATCAACTCGATGCTCTCGGAAGAGGCGGTGCTGGGCTTCGAATATGGCTATTCGCTGGCCGAGCCCAAGGCGCTGACCTTGTGGGAAGCGCAGTTCGGCGACTTCGCCAACGGCGCCCAGGTGGTGTTCGACCAGTTCATCTCGTCGGGCGAGCGCAAGTGGCTGCGCATGTCGGGCCTCGTCTGCCTCCTGCCGCACGGCTATGAAGGCCAGGGCCCCGAGCATTCCTCGGCGCGCCTCGAGCGCTTCCTGCAGCTCTGCGCCGAAGACAACATGCAGGTCGCCAACTGCACCACGCCGGCCAACTACTTCCACATCCTGCGCCGGCAGCTGAAGCGTGACTTCCGCAAGCCGCTGATCCTGATGACGCCGAAGTCGCTGCTGCGCCACAAGCGCGCCGTATCGACCATCGCCGATCTGTCGGGCGAAAGCTCGTTCCATCGCCTGTTGTGGGACGATGCGCAGCTTTTGCCCAACCAGACGATCAAGCTGGTCAAGGATTCCAAGATCCGCCGCGTGGTGCTGTGCACCGGCAAGGTCTATTACGACCTCTACGAGGAACGCGAGAAGCGCGGCATCGACGACATCTACCTGTTGCGCGTCGAGCAGCTCTATCCGTTCCCGGCCAAGGCACTGATCACCGAGCTTTCGCGCTTCCGCAACGCCGAGATGGTGTGGTGCCAGGAAGAGCCCAAGAACATGGGCGCCTGGTCGTTCATCGACCCGTATCTGGAATGGGTGCTCGCCCATATCGACGCCAAGCATCAGCGCGTTCGCTACACCGGCCGCCCGGCCGCCGCTTCGCCGGCCACCGGCCTGATGTCGAAGCATCTGGCGCAGCTCGCCGCATTCCTCGAAGACGCGCTCGGCGGCTGA